From the genome of Cognaticolwellia beringensis, one region includes:
- the ctaD gene encoding cytochrome c oxidase subunit I: MTTDVINDQSEHDSHDGEHHNHKMTGLKRWLYTTNHKDIGSMYLWFSFIMFLTGGVMALVIRAELFQPGLQIVEPDFFNQMTTVHGLIMVFGAIMPAFTGLANWMLPMMVGAPDMALPRLNNWSFWILPFAFAILLSTFFLESGAPNFGWTFYAPLSTTYSNGSTAFFVFAVHIMGISSIMGAINIVVTIMNMRAPGMTYMKMPLFVWTFFITAYLLIAVMPVLAGTVTMVLTDTYFGTSFFDAAGGGDPVMFQHIFWFFGHPEVYIMILPAFGIVSTTIPAFSRKKLFGYSSMVYATASIAFLSFIVWAHHMFTTGMPLFGELFFMYCTMLIAVPTGVKVFNWAATMWRGSISFETPMLFSIAFVILFTIGGFSGLMLAMTPVDFQYHDTYFVVAHFHYVLVTGALFSIFAGAYYWLPKWTGYMYNDTLSKWHFWCSLISVNLLFFPMHFLGLAGMPRRIPDYALQFADFNKWVSIGGFAFGISQLIFLVLVIKCIKGGEKAPAKPWDGAEGLEWTVPSPAPYHTFETPPKID; this comes from the coding sequence ATGACTACAGATGTAATTAATGATCAATCCGAACATGATTCACATGACGGTGAGCACCATAATCATAAAATGACCGGCCTGAAACGCTGGTTATATACCACTAACCATAAAGATATCGGTTCGATGTACTTATGGTTCTCATTTATCATGTTTTTAACTGGCGGTGTTATGGCGCTGGTTATTCGTGCTGAGTTATTTCAGCCCGGATTACAGATAGTTGAGCCTGACTTCTTTAACCAAATGACCACAGTTCATGGTCTTATTATGGTATTTGGTGCGATCATGCCGGCCTTTACCGGCTTGGCTAACTGGATGCTACCTATGATGGTAGGTGCGCCAGACATGGCATTACCACGATTGAATAACTGGAGCTTTTGGATATTACCCTTTGCTTTTGCTATTTTATTGTCGACTTTCTTTTTAGAAAGTGGCGCGCCAAACTTTGGTTGGACCTTCTACGCACCATTATCAACCACTTACAGTAACGGCAGCACAGCGTTCTTCGTTTTTGCGGTACATATTATGGGGATTTCCTCCATTATGGGCGCAATAAACATCGTTGTAACCATTATGAATATGCGTGCTCCAGGTATGACTTACATGAAAATGCCATTGTTTGTATGGACATTTTTCATCACGGCTTACTTGTTAATAGCGGTAATGCCGGTGCTCGCAGGTACCGTCACTATGGTGTTAACCGATACTTATTTTGGCACTAGTTTCTTTGATGCCGCCGGTGGTGGTGACCCTGTAATGTTCCAGCATATTTTCTGGTTCTTTGGTCATCCTGAAGTTTACATCATGATCTTGCCAGCATTTGGTATTGTGTCTACTACCATTCCAGCTTTCTCTCGTAAAAAGCTCTTTGGTTATAGTTCAATGGTTTACGCAACAGCATCAATTGCCTTCTTGTCGTTCATCGTTTGGGCACATCACATGTTCACCACGGGTATGCCGCTATTTGGCGAATTATTCTTTATGTATTGCACCATGTTAATTGCGGTGCCTACAGGGGTGAAAGTCTTTAACTGGGCAGCCACTATGTGGCGTGGTTCAATTAGTTTTGAAACTCCTATGCTGTTCTCTATAGCTTTCGTGATTTTGTTCACTATTGGTGGTTTCTCTGGTTTGATGCTAGCGATGACTCCGGTTGATTTTCAATATCATGATACTTACTTTGTTGTTGCTCATTTCCATTATGTATTGGTTACTGGCGCGCTATTTTCTATTTTTGCAGGCGCTTACTACTGGTTACCGAAATGGACGGGTTACATGTACAACGATACCTTAAGTAAGTGGCATTTTTGGTGTTCACTTATCTCAGTAAACTTATTGTTTTTCCCTATGCACTTTTTAGGTTTGGCGGGTATGCCTCGTCGTATTCCTGATTATGCTTTGCAGTTTGCGGACTTTAATAAGTGGGTGAGTATTGGTGGTTTTGCCTTTGGTATTTCGCAGTTAATCTTCTTGGTATTGGTTATCAAGTGTATTAAGGGCGGCGAGAAAGCGCCAGCGAAACCATGGGATGGAGCTGAAGGTTTGGAATGGACAGTGCCTAGCCCTGCGCCATACCATACATTCGAAACACCACCAAAAATTGATTAA
- the coxB gene encoding cytochrome c oxidase subunit II has product MKRRNLGLLLLGGLLSSSVWADMSLNLTKGVTEVSRDVYDLHMLVLYICTAIGVVVFGAMFWSMVFHRKSKGFKPATFHESTKVEILWTAIPVVILIAMAVPATTTLIDMENNDDADITIQVTGSQWKWHYKYFDQDLEFYSVLSTPRDQYENQDGTSAEKGENYLLEVDRPLVIPTNKKVRFVITSDDVIHAWWVPAFAVKQDANPGFINEAWTKVDDPGVYRGQCAELCGKDHGFMPIVVEVKSEADYAIWLDEQKALKANAKAAEAASLNASVPLEELMQLGETTYTAYCAACHQVSGQGLPPAFPALKGSAVATTGPASEHIDIVFNGKAGTGMQGYGKQLSLKEIAAVVTYERNAWGNNTGDAVQAADVQAASGSAGASVTETVKQAVEDVKEQVTEVIADIVPAEDLSKVYSQDELMTMGEEVYMTACAACHQASGEGMAPVFPGLKGSAIATGDVAVHLDMVLNGSKKNPAMAAFASQLTKTQIAAVVTYERNAWGNNTGDLVQPADVAASAK; this is encoded by the coding sequence GTGAAAAGACGTAACCTAGGTTTGCTGTTGCTAGGGGGCTTGTTGTCGAGTTCGGTATGGGCAGATATGTCGCTGAACTTAACCAAAGGTGTTACGGAAGTTAGTAGAGACGTATACGATTTACATATGTTGGTTCTCTATATCTGTACAGCTATTGGTGTTGTGGTATTTGGTGCTATGTTTTGGTCTATGGTGTTTCACCGTAAATCAAAAGGCTTTAAACCAGCAACCTTCCATGAAAGCACAAAAGTAGAAATTCTCTGGACGGCTATTCCTGTCGTCATTCTAATCGCTATGGCTGTTCCTGCCACTACCACGCTCATTGATATGGAAAATAACGATGATGCAGATATAACTATTCAAGTAACGGGCTCTCAGTGGAAATGGCATTATAAATATTTTGATCAAGACCTCGAGTTTTATTCGGTACTTTCTACGCCACGTGACCAATACGAAAACCAAGATGGTACTTCAGCCGAGAAAGGTGAAAACTATCTGCTTGAAGTTGATCGTCCTTTAGTTATTCCAACCAATAAAAAAGTGCGTTTTGTTATTACCTCTGATGATGTTATCCACGCTTGGTGGGTTCCGGCATTTGCGGTAAAACAAGATGCTAACCCTGGTTTTATTAACGAAGCTTGGACTAAGGTAGATGACCCCGGCGTTTATCGTGGCCAATGTGCTGAGCTATGTGGTAAAGATCACGGTTTTATGCCGATAGTGGTTGAAGTGAAGTCTGAAGCTGATTATGCCATTTGGCTTGATGAGCAGAAAGCATTGAAGGCTAATGCGAAAGCTGCAGAAGCAGCATCGTTGAATGCTTCAGTACCTTTAGAAGAATTAATGCAACTAGGTGAAACAACTTACACCGCATACTGTGCCGCGTGTCACCAAGTTAGTGGCCAAGGCTTACCACCAGCATTTCCCGCGCTTAAAGGTAGTGCTGTTGCGACAACAGGTCCTGCTAGCGAGCATATAGATATTGTCTTTAATGGCAAAGCTGGCACTGGCATGCAAGGTTATGGCAAGCAACTGAGCTTAAAAGAAATTGCAGCAGTAGTTACTTATGAACGTAATGCTTGGGGTAATAATACCGGTGACGCTGTTCAAGCTGCCGATGTTCAAGCTGCGTCAGGTAGTGCCGGGGCAAGTGTTACTGAAACTGTTAAGCAAGCTGTTGAAGATGTAAAAGAACAAGTAACAGAAGTCATTGCTGACATTGTCCCTGCGGAAGATTTATCGAAGGTTTATAGCCAAGATGAATTAATGACGATGGGTGAAGAAGTCTACATGACTGCTTGTGCTGCTTGTCATCAAGCGAGTGGCGAAGGTATGGCACCAGTATTTCCTGGCCTTAAAGGCAGTGCTATTGCCACAGGTGATGTAGCTGTGCATTTAGATATGGTGCTTAACGGCAGCAAGAAAAATCCAGCGATGGCGGCTTTTGCTAGCCAATTAACTAAAACGCAAATTGCTGCGGTTGTCACTTACGAGCGTAACGCTTGGGGTAACAACACCGGTGATTTAGTCCAGCCAGCAGATGTTGCTGCTAGCGCGAAGTAG
- the lexA gene encoding transcriptional repressor LexA — MRPLTPRQQQIFDLIREKISDTGMPPTRAEIATNFGFKSANAAEEHLKALAKKGYIEMLPGTSRGIRLAEEFIEEDGLPLIGRVAAGEPILAQEHVEQHYKIDGSLFHPPADYLLRVNGESMKDIGILDGDLLAVHQTTDVQNGQVIVARVEDDVTVKRFKREGNVVHLLAENEDFSPIKVDLTSQQFNIEGLAVGVIRAADWM, encoded by the coding sequence ATGCGCCCTTTAACACCTAGACAACAGCAGATATTTGATCTGATCAGAGAAAAAATTTCGGATACTGGTATGCCGCCAACTCGTGCCGAAATTGCGACTAATTTTGGGTTTAAATCGGCCAATGCAGCAGAAGAACATTTAAAAGCGCTAGCTAAGAAAGGCTATATTGAGATGTTACCTGGTACTTCTCGTGGCATTCGTCTTGCGGAAGAATTTATTGAAGAAGATGGTTTGCCGCTTATTGGTCGAGTCGCAGCAGGTGAGCCAATTTTGGCACAAGAACATGTTGAGCAGCACTATAAAATTGATGGAAGTTTATTTCATCCACCGGCCGATTATTTATTGCGCGTTAATGGCGAAAGCATGAAAGACATTGGCATTTTAGATGGCGATTTGCTGGCAGTGCATCAAACCACAGACGTACAAAATGGCCAAGTCATTGTTGCTCGTGTTGAAGACGATGTTACGGTTAAGCGTTTTAAACGTGAAGGTAATGTGGTTCACTTACTTGCTGAGAATGAAGACTTTTCACCAATTAAAGTCGATTTAACGTCCCAACAATTTAACATCGAAGGCCTAGCTGTCGGTGTTATTCGCGCGGCAGATTGGATGTAA